One segment of Pantoea sp. Lij88 DNA contains the following:
- the der gene encoding ribosome biogenesis GTPase Der, whose amino-acid sequence MVPVVALVGRPNVGKSTLFNRLTRTRDALVADFPGLTRDRKYGRAEVEGREFIVIDTGGIDGTEEGVETRMAEQSLLAIEEADVVLFMVDARAGLMAADLQIAKHLRSRQKATFLVANKTDGMDPDQAVVDFYSLGLGEIHAIAASHGRGVSSLIEEALLPWMDKVESVELTEEEENQAYWAALEADEIAEQEAAEEEENFDPTGLPIKLAIVGRPNVGKSTLTNRILGEDRVVVYDMPGTTRDSIYIPMERDGREYVLIDTAGVRKRAKISDTVEKFSVIKTLQAIEDANVVMLVIDAHAGISDQDLSLLGFILNSGRSLVIVVNKWDGLSQEVRDEVKETLDYRLGFIDFARIHFISALHGSGVGNLFESITEAYDCSTKRVNTSLLTRIMNMAADDHQPPLVRSRRVKLKYAHAGGYNPPIVVIHGNQVKDLPDSYKRYLMNYFRKSLNVMGTPIRIQFKEGDNPYEGKRNLLTPTQQRKRKRLLAHMKKNKR is encoded by the coding sequence ATGGTACCTGTGGTCGCGCTGGTTGGGCGTCCCAATGTGGGAAAATCTACGCTATTCAACCGTTTAACACGCACACGTGATGCGCTGGTAGCGGATTTTCCTGGACTGACTCGCGATCGCAAATATGGTCGCGCCGAAGTGGAAGGGCGCGAATTTATTGTTATTGATACCGGTGGTATCGACGGCACCGAAGAGGGTGTTGAAACGCGGATGGCCGAGCAGTCACTGCTGGCGATTGAAGAAGCCGATGTTGTGCTGTTTATGGTCGATGCACGTGCGGGCCTGATGGCCGCCGATCTGCAAATCGCTAAGCATCTCCGTTCCCGTCAGAAAGCGACCTTCCTGGTGGCGAACAAAACTGACGGCATGGATCCGGATCAGGCGGTGGTCGACTTCTATTCACTGGGCCTGGGCGAGATCCACGCCATCGCGGCATCGCATGGTCGTGGTGTGAGCAGTCTGATCGAAGAGGCACTGCTGCCGTGGATGGACAAAGTTGAGTCGGTCGAGCTGACTGAAGAAGAAGAGAACCAGGCGTACTGGGCTGCGCTTGAAGCTGATGAGATTGCTGAGCAGGAAGCCGCAGAGGAAGAAGAGAACTTCGACCCGACGGGCCTGCCGATCAAACTGGCGATCGTTGGCCGTCCTAACGTAGGTAAGTCAACGCTTACCAACCGCATCCTCGGTGAAGACCGCGTAGTGGTCTACGATATGCCGGGCACCACCCGTGACAGTATTTACATTCCGATGGAACGTGATGGACGTGAATACGTTCTGATCGACACTGCCGGTGTGCGTAAGCGTGCCAAAATCTCTGACACCGTCGAGAAATTCTCGGTGATCAAGACGCTGCAGGCGATTGAAGATGCCAACGTGGTGATGCTGGTGATTGATGCCCACGCCGGCATTTCCGATCAGGATCTTTCGCTGCTTGGCTTCATTCTCAACAGTGGTCGTTCGCTGGTGATTGTGGTCAACAAGTGGGATGGCCTGTCGCAGGAAGTGCGTGATGAAGTGAAAGAGACGCTGGACTACCGTCTGGGCTTTATCGACTTCGCCCGCATCCACTTTATCTCTGCACTGCACGGCAGCGGCGTCGGTAACCTGTTTGAATCGATCACTGAAGCCTATGACTGTTCGACGAAGCGCGTAAACACCTCGCTGCTGACCCGCATCATGAACATGGCAGCAGACGATCACCAGCCACCGCTGGTGCGCAGTCGTCGCGTTAAGCTTAAATACGCGCATGCTGGTGGTTATAACCCACCTATCGTGGTGATCCACGGTAATCAGGTTAAGGATCTGCCCGATTCTTACAAACGCTACCTGATGAACTATTTCCGTAAATCACTCAACGTGATGGGAACGCCAATCCGCATTCAGTTCAAAGAGGGTGATAACCCTTATGAAGGCAAACGTAACCTGCTGACACCCACGCAGCAGCGTAAACGTAAGCGTCTGCTGGCGCATATGAAAAAGAATAAGCGTTAA
- a CDS encoding zinc ribbon domain-containing protein, with translation MSVMCEKCQHPLSLSDGELNCSACGAHYPAQPCCPACRQPLEVLKACGAVDYFCRNGHGLISRRRVLFQPPGH, from the coding sequence ATGAGTGTGATGTGTGAAAAATGTCAGCATCCGCTGTCGCTCAGCGACGGTGAATTGAACTGCAGTGCCTGTGGTGCGCACTATCCCGCGCAACCCTGCTGTCCCGCGTGTCGCCAGCCGCTGGAAGTGCTGAAAGCCTGCGGCGCAGTGGACTATTTTTGCCGTAACGGACATGGGCTGATTTCCCGCAGGCGCGTACTTTTCCAGCCGCCAGGTCACTGA
- a CDS encoding glucose/quinate/shikimate family membrane-bound PQQ-dependent dehydrogenase, with protein sequence MAETSSRSGKGLGIASVLLGLVLLATGLFFAIGGGKLVALGGSAYFLIAGIVTVLSAIQFFRRKSSAVVLFLLVFIGTLIWSLFDAGLEFWPLVSRLMVPAGLMVLAFLIWPSLRKHEGKHSLAKPSYVFSALLAAGMVVTMVQMFQPHPTVAATGEELPLIPVDKAKQQKDWDNYGNTPQGSRFVALDQITRDNVKDLQVAWTFRTGDTPVSPTGNGAEDQQTPLQIGNTLYLCTPHNNVIAVEANTGKQIWKREINAQAEVWPRCRGLAYFDATKPVQQPDKPGSVPVTAAVLPAGDSCQRRILMNTIDARLIAINADNGEFCEDFGDHGIVDLKAGMGKAPDPQYQLTSAPTLAGTTVVVGGRVADNVQTDMPGGVLRGFDVITGKMRWAFDPGNVDPNAILMPGKDYTRSTPNSWAPMSYDPSMNTVFIPMGSSSVDLWGANRTELDHKYGASVLALDATTGKEKWVYQTVHNDLWDFDLPMQPSLIDFPQKDGSTTPAVVIGGKTGMIFVLDRMTGKPLTKVEELPMPQGHIPNEQYTKTQPHSTGMPQIGNQTLKESDMWGATPFDQLACRIGFKSMRYNGLFTVPDTDKSLSFPGSLGGMNWGSMSIDPNNHLLFVNDMRLGLWVQMIPADTDKTARGSNGGEAINTGMGAVPLKGTPYAVNKNRFMSPLGIPCQKPPFGTLSAIDMKTQKIVWQVPVGTVQDTGPFGIKMRMKMPIGMPTLGGTLATQGGLVFIAGTQDYYLRAFDSSTGKEVWKARLPVGSQGGPMSYVSPKDGKQYILISAGGARQSPDRGDYVIAYALPDSK encoded by the coding sequence ATGGCTGAAACATCCTCCCGTTCCGGAAAGGGGCTGGGAATAGCATCCGTGCTGCTCGGACTGGTGCTGCTTGCCACCGGTCTGTTTTTTGCAATTGGCGGCGGTAAACTGGTTGCCCTGGGCGGCAGCGCGTACTTTTTAATTGCGGGTATCGTGACTGTCCTCTCCGCCATTCAGTTCTTCCGTCGCAAATCATCGGCAGTGGTTCTGTTCCTGCTGGTCTTTATCGGCACCCTGATCTGGTCGCTGTTCGACGCGGGTCTGGAGTTCTGGCCGCTGGTATCGCGCCTGATGGTGCCAGCCGGACTGATGGTGCTGGCCTTCCTGATCTGGCCTTCACTGCGTAAGCACGAAGGTAAGCACTCACTGGCAAAACCGTCCTACGTCTTCTCTGCGCTGCTGGCGGCAGGCATGGTGGTCACCATGGTGCAGATGTTTCAGCCACATCCTACCGTTGCAGCCACAGGCGAAGAGCTGCCACTGATTCCGGTTGATAAAGCGAAACAGCAGAAAGACTGGGATAACTACGGTAACACGCCGCAGGGCAGCCGCTTTGTGGCGCTGGATCAGATCACCCGCGACAACGTGAAAGATCTGCAGGTCGCCTGGACCTTCCGCACCGGTGATACGCCTGTCAGCCCGACCGGTAACGGCGCAGAAGATCAGCAGACGCCGTTGCAGATTGGCAACACACTTTATCTCTGTACGCCGCACAACAACGTCATTGCCGTTGAAGCCAACACGGGTAAGCAGATCTGGAAACGTGAAATCAACGCCCAGGCTGAAGTCTGGCCGCGCTGCCGTGGTCTGGCTTACTTTGACGCCACCAAACCTGTGCAACAGCCGGACAAGCCGGGTTCAGTCCCGGTGACGGCGGCTGTGCTGCCAGCCGGTGACAGCTGTCAGCGCCGTATTCTGATGAACACCATCGACGCGCGTCTGATTGCGATCAACGCCGACAACGGTGAGTTCTGTGAAGACTTTGGCGATCACGGCATTGTTGATCTTAAAGCCGGTATGGGTAAGGCACCGGATCCGCAATATCAGCTGACTTCTGCGCCAACGCTGGCCGGCACCACCGTCGTAGTGGGTGGTCGTGTCGCGGATAACGTGCAGACCGATATGCCTGGCGGCGTGTTGCGTGGCTTTGACGTTATCACCGGCAAAATGCGCTGGGCGTTTGACCCAGGCAATGTTGACCCGAATGCGATTCTGATGCCGGGTAAAGATTACACCCGCAGTACGCCGAACTCCTGGGCACCGATGTCCTACGACCCGTCAATGAACACCGTGTTCATTCCGATGGGCAGTTCGTCAGTGGACCTGTGGGGCGCGAACCGTACCGAACTGGATCACAAATATGGTGCTTCAGTGCTGGCGCTGGATGCTACGACCGGTAAAGAGAAGTGGGTCTATCAGACCGTGCATAACGATCTGTGGGACTTTGACCTGCCGATGCAGCCAAGCCTGATCGACTTCCCGCAAAAAGATGGCAGCACCACGCCAGCGGTCGTGATTGGCGGCAAAACCGGTATGATCTTCGTGCTTGACCGTATGACCGGCAAGCCGCTGACTAAAGTCGAAGAACTGCCGATGCCGCAGGGTCATATCCCGAACGAGCAGTACACCAAAACGCAGCCACACTCGACCGGTATGCCGCAGATTGGCAACCAGACGCTGAAAGAGTCTGACATGTGGGGTGCAACGCCGTTTGATCAGCTGGCCTGCCGCATTGGCTTTAAATCAATGCGCTATAACGGTCTGTTCACCGTGCCGGATACCGATAAGTCTCTGAGCTTCCCGGGTTCACTGGGCGGTATGAACTGGGGCAGCATGTCGATCGATCCGAACAACCACCTGTTGTTCGTCAATGACATGCGTCTGGGCCTGTGGGTTCAGATGATCCCGGCGGATACCGATAAAACGGCGCGTGGCAGTAATGGCGGCGAAGCGATAAACACCGGTATGGGTGCGGTTCCGCTGAAAGGCACGCCATATGCGGTGAATAAAAACCGCTTTATGTCACCACTGGGCATCCCTTGTCAGAAGCCACCGTTTGGTACGCTGTCGGCGATTGACATGAAAACGCAGAAAATCGTCTGGCAGGTGCCGGTCGGTACTGTGCAGGACACCGGTCCGTTCGGCATCAAGATGCGCATGAAAATGCCAATTGGTATGCCAACGCTGGGCGGTACGCTGGCAACGCAGGGTGGCCTGGTGTTCATCGCCGGAACACAGGATTACTACCTGCGCGCCTTTGACTCTTCAACCGGTAAAGAGGTGTGGAAAGCACGTCTGCCGGTGGGCAGTCAGGGCGGCCCGATGAGCTACGTCTCACCGAAAGATGGTAAGCAGTACATCCTGATTTCGGCAGGTGGCGCACGTCAGTCACCGGACCGTGGTGATTACGTGATTGCTTACGCGCTGCCCGACAGCAAGTAA
- a CDS encoding protealysin inhibitor emfourin — MSELPELTDDATIIVAREGGMAFIPGLRAERRFMLGELPPPEKQRVCHALEQAMPLGEPEEKAAQVGSGDQRYFRIQIQYATRREVGTIVLLIPEQVAPPELQALWRDGK; from the coding sequence ATGAGTGAACTGCCCGAACTCACCGATGATGCCACCATCATCGTCGCGCGTGAAGGCGGCATGGCCTTTATTCCGGGGCTGCGCGCCGAACGTCGCTTTATGCTGGGCGAGCTGCCGCCTCCTGAAAAGCAGCGCGTCTGTCATGCGCTGGAGCAGGCGATGCCGCTGGGTGAACCCGAGGAGAAGGCCGCGCAGGTGGGCAGTGGCGACCAGCGCTATTTCCGCATCCAGATTCAGTATGCTACCCGCCGCGAGGTGGGCACGATTGTGCTGCTGATTCCGGAACAGGTGGCGCCACCAGAGTTGCAGGCGCTGTGGCGCGACGGGAAATAA
- a CDS encoding M4 family metallopeptidase yields the protein MAYCVIPPYILRKIIAHGSGHQQEQARRTLTHVQHLMAEHWQKPTGVKTAAGGHVDREIYDAQSQETLPGKLIRQEGQPGNDDVAAEEAWDYLGVTYDFFWQAYQRNSLDNQGLKLLGTVHYGEKYQNAFWNGQQMVFGDGDGEIFNRFTIAIDVVAHELAHGVTENEAGLIYFEQAGALNESLSDVFGSLVKQFSKKQRADEADWLIGEGLLAKGINGRGLRSMCEPGTAYDDPMLGKDPQPAHMDHYVKTREDNGGVHINSGIPNRAFYLAATALGGHAWEQAGYAWYDTVCDDELPQNADFKTFARFTVQHGKKRFNDSVSSAIEQAWKEVGVL from the coding sequence ATGGCTTACTGCGTTATTCCTCCCTACATCCTTCGCAAAATCATCGCGCACGGTTCCGGCCACCAGCAGGAGCAGGCGCGTCGCACCCTGACACACGTTCAGCACCTGATGGCGGAGCACTGGCAAAAGCCGACCGGCGTCAAAACGGCGGCAGGCGGTCATGTGGATCGTGAAATTTATGATGCGCAAAGTCAGGAAACTCTGCCGGGTAAGCTGATTCGCCAGGAGGGCCAGCCCGGTAATGATGATGTGGCGGCTGAGGAAGCCTGGGATTATCTGGGCGTGACCTATGATTTCTTCTGGCAGGCTTATCAGCGAAACTCACTGGATAATCAGGGGCTGAAATTACTGGGTACCGTGCATTACGGCGAGAAATACCAGAATGCCTTCTGGAACGGTCAACAGATGGTATTTGGAGACGGCGACGGCGAAATCTTTAACCGCTTCACCATTGCGATTGACGTTGTGGCGCACGAACTGGCGCATGGCGTCACAGAAAATGAAGCCGGGCTGATCTACTTTGAACAGGCTGGTGCGCTGAATGAGTCGCTGTCGGACGTTTTTGGCTCGCTGGTCAAACAGTTCAGCAAAAAACAGCGCGCCGATGAGGCTGACTGGCTCATCGGTGAAGGCCTGCTGGCGAAGGGGATTAACGGGCGTGGTCTGCGATCGATGTGTGAACCCGGCACCGCCTACGATGATCCAATGCTGGGCAAAGATCCGCAGCCGGCACACATGGATCACTACGTGAAGACCCGGGAAGATAACGGCGGGGTTCATATTAACTCCGGCATTCCTAACCGAGCCTTTTATCTGGCGGCTACCGCGCTGGGCGGTCATGCGTGGGAACAGGCGGGATATGCCTGGTACGACACCGTGTGTGACGACGAACTCCCGCAGAATGCGGACTTTAAAACCTTTGCCCGCTTCACCGTTCAGCATGGTAAAAAGCGGTTCAACGACTCGGTCAGCAGTGCCATTGAACAGGCGTGGAAGGAGGTTGGCGTGCTATGA
- the xseA gene encoding exodeoxyribonuclease VII large subunit — MSLPPIANIFTVSRLNTTVRQLLEKEMGLVWISAEISNFTQPASGHWYFTLKDDGAQVRCAMFRNSNRRVTFRPQHGQQVLVRANITLYEPRGDYQLIAESMHPAGEGLLQQQFELLKAKLATEGLFDPQHKQPLPEPARQVGVITSSTGAALHDVLRVLHRRDPSLPVVIYPTVVQGVDAPAAIVRAIEMANLRNECDVLIVGRGGGSLEDLWSFNDERVARAIFASRIPIVSAVGHETDVTIADFVADLRAPTPSAAAEIVSRNQLELLRQLQSQQQRLEMAMDYYLARQQRLYTRLEHRLQQQHPQLRLARQQTALFRLQQRLGEAMETRLRQATRQQDRLSHRLNTQQPQQRLFEAQKQLQSWHYRLQQSMTKQLSSSKQTFGQLVAQLEGVSPLATLARGFSVTTDTAGQVVKKTAQLQSGDLLRTRLDDGWVESQVTQLLPEKKRRRKTAS, encoded by the coding sequence ATGTCGCTGCCACCCATCGCCAATATTTTTACCGTCAGCCGTCTCAATACGACAGTGCGTCAGCTGCTGGAGAAAGAGATGGGCCTGGTCTGGATCAGCGCCGAGATCTCCAACTTCACCCAACCGGCTTCCGGTCACTGGTACTTCACGCTGAAAGATGATGGCGCTCAGGTTCGCTGCGCCATGTTCCGCAACAGCAACCGGCGCGTCACTTTCCGACCGCAGCATGGTCAGCAGGTGCTGGTTCGCGCCAATATCACGCTCTATGAACCCCGCGGTGACTATCAGCTGATTGCCGAAAGTATGCATCCGGCGGGTGAAGGCTTGCTGCAGCAGCAGTTTGAACTGCTGAAGGCAAAGCTGGCGACCGAAGGACTGTTCGATCCGCAGCATAAGCAACCGCTGCCGGAACCGGCGCGTCAGGTCGGGGTCATCACCTCCTCCACCGGCGCGGCGCTGCACGATGTGTTACGCGTGCTGCATCGCCGCGATCCCTCCCTGCCCGTCGTGATTTATCCGACCGTGGTTCAGGGCGTCGATGCGCCAGCGGCTATCGTCCGCGCGATTGAAATGGCTAACCTGCGCAACGAGTGCGACGTCTTAATCGTCGGGCGCGGCGGTGGCTCGCTGGAAGATTTATGGAGCTTTAACGACGAACGTGTGGCGCGCGCTATTTTTGCCAGCCGCATTCCCATCGTCAGCGCGGTCGGGCATGAAACCGACGTCACCATTGCTGACTTCGTCGCCGATTTACGCGCACCCACCCCTTCCGCCGCGGCTGAAATTGTCAGCCGTAACCAGCTTGAGCTGCTGCGTCAGTTGCAGTCACAGCAGCAGCGGCTGGAGATGGCGATGGATTATTACCTGGCGCGCCAGCAGCGGCTTTACACCCGTCTTGAGCATCGTCTGCAGCAGCAGCATCCACAGCTGCGTCTGGCCCGTCAGCAGACCGCGCTGTTCCGTCTGCAGCAGCGTCTGGGTGAAGCGATGGAAACCCGCCTGCGTCAGGCCACACGTCAGCAGGATCGCCTGTCGCACCGGCTTAACACTCAGCAGCCGCAGCAGCGCCTGTTTGAGGCGCAAAAGCAGCTGCAAAGCTGGCACTATCGCCTGCAGCAGAGCATGACGAAACAGCTCAGCAGCAGTAAACAGACGTTTGGTCAGTTGGTGGCACAGCTGGAAGGCGTCAGCCCGCTGGCGACGCTGGCGCGTGGTTTTAGCGTGACCACTGACACCGCCGGACAGGTGGTGAAGAAAACCGCACAGCTTCAGAGCGGCGATCTGCTGCGCACCCGCCTTGATGACGGCTGGGTTGAAAGCCAGGTGACACAGTTGTTGCCTGAGAAAAAGCGCCGCCGCAAGACCGCTTCCTGA
- the guaB gene encoding IMP dehydrogenase — protein MLRIAKEALTFDDVLLVPAHSTVLPNTADLSTQLTKNIRLNIPMLSAAMDTVTEAGLAIALAQEGGLGFIHKNMSIERQADEVRKVKKHESGVVTEPQTVLPTTPLADVKVLTERNGFAGYPVVNRDNELVGIITGRDVRFVTDLSQPVSAVMTPKDRLVTVKEGEARDVVLHKMHEKRVEKALVVDDSFHLLGMITVKDFQKAERKPNACKDAQGRLRVGAAVGAGAGNEERIDALVAAGVDVLLIDSSHGHSEGVLSRIRETRAKYPDLEIVGGNVATGAGALALVAAGVSAVKVGIGPGSICTTRIVTGVGVPQITAVSDAVTALEGTGIPVIADGGIRFSGDIAKAIAAGASCVMVGSMLAGTEESPGEIELYQGRSFKSYRGMGSLGAMSKGSSDRYFQTDNAADKLVPEGIEGRVAYKGRLKEIVHQQMGGLRSCMGLTGCPTIDDLRTKAEFVRISGAGINESHVHDVTITKESPNYRMGS, from the coding sequence ATGTTAAGAATCGCTAAAGAAGCACTCACTTTTGACGACGTTCTGCTCGTCCCTGCACACTCCACCGTCCTGCCTAATACGGCCGATCTCAGCACTCAGCTGACCAAAAATATCCGTTTAAATATTCCTATGCTCTCCGCTGCCATGGACACCGTGACCGAAGCGGGCCTGGCGATTGCGCTGGCACAGGAAGGCGGCCTTGGCTTCATCCATAAAAACATGTCGATTGAACGCCAGGCGGACGAAGTGCGCAAGGTGAAGAAACATGAAAGCGGCGTGGTCACTGAACCCCAGACCGTCCTGCCAACCACGCCACTGGCTGACGTTAAAGTGCTGACCGAGCGCAACGGCTTTGCAGGCTACCCGGTCGTCAACCGCGACAACGAACTGGTGGGTATCATCACCGGTCGTGACGTCCGCTTTGTCACCGACCTTTCTCAGCCTGTCTCTGCGGTCATGACCCCGAAAGATCGTCTGGTGACGGTGAAAGAGGGCGAAGCCCGTGATGTCGTGCTGCACAAAATGCACGAAAAGCGTGTTGAAAAAGCGCTGGTGGTGGATGACAGCTTCCATCTGCTGGGCATGATTACCGTTAAAGACTTCCAGAAAGCCGAACGTAAACCTAACGCCTGTAAAGATGCGCAGGGTCGTCTGCGTGTTGGTGCCGCGGTTGGTGCCGGTGCCGGTAACGAAGAGCGTATTGATGCGCTGGTCGCTGCGGGCGTTGACGTGCTGCTGATTGACTCTTCACACGGCCACTCTGAAGGCGTGCTGTCACGCATCCGTGAAACCCGCGCTAAATATCCGGACCTGGAAATTGTTGGCGGTAACGTGGCTACTGGTGCAGGCGCTCTGGCGCTGGTCGCGGCAGGCGTCAGCGCTGTTAAAGTGGGTATCGGTCCTGGCTCTATCTGTACGACCCGTATCGTGACCGGCGTGGGCGTTCCGCAGATCACGGCTGTCTCTGATGCCGTGACCGCGCTGGAAGGCACCGGTATTCCTGTTATCGCCGATGGCGGTATCCGCTTCTCTGGTGACATCGCGAAAGCGATCGCCGCCGGTGCGTCCTGTGTGATGGTGGGTTCAATGCTGGCGGGGACCGAAGAGTCACCGGGCGAGATCGAACTCTATCAGGGCCGTTCATTCAAATCCTATCGCGGTATGGGTTCACTGGGCGCGATGTCCAAAGGCTCTTCTGACCGTTACTTCCAGACCGATAACGCCGCTGACAAACTGGTGCCGGAAGGGATCGAAGGTCGCGTGGCCTATAAAGGCCGTCTGAAAGAGATCGTGCATCAGCAGATGGGCGGCCTGCGTTCGTGCATGGGCCTGACCGGTTGCCCGACTATTGACGACCTGCGCACCAAAGCGGAATTTGTCCGCATCAGCGGCGCGGGCATCAATGAGAGCCACGTGCATGACGTGACCATCACCAAAGAGTCACCGAACTACCGCATGGGTTCATAA
- the guaA gene encoding glutamine-hydrolyzing GMP synthase — translation MTTENIHKHRILILDFGSQYTQLVARRVRELGVYCELWAWDVTEEQIRQFNPSGIILSGGPESTTELNSPRAPEYVFNAGVPVLGVCYGMQTMAMQLGGTVAGSNEREFGYAQVEVTTPSALVRDIEDAISAAGKPLLDVWMSHGDKVTAIPADFVTVASTETCPFAIMANEEKRFYGVQFHPEVTHTRQGLRMLERFIIDICECEALWTPAKIIEDAVERLREQVGNDKVILGLSGGVDSSVTAMLLHRAIGDRLTCVFVDNGLLRLNEAEQVMDMFGDHFGLNIIHVPAEMRFLDALAGIDEPEAKRKTIGRVFVEVFDEEALKLQDVKWLAQGTIYPDVIESAASATGKAHVIKSHHNVGGLPKEMKMGLVEPLKELFKDEVRKIGLELGLPYDMLFRHPFPGPGLGVRVLGEVKKEYCDLLRRADAIFIEELHKADLYNKVSQAFTVFLPVRSVGVMGDGRKYDWVVSLRAVETIDFMTAHWAHLPYDFLGRVSNRIINEVDGISRVVYDISGKPPATIEWE, via the coding sequence ATGACGACGGAAAATATCCATAAGCATCGCATTCTGATTCTCGATTTCGGCTCACAATATACTCAGCTGGTTGCACGCCGCGTGCGCGAACTGGGCGTTTACTGTGAACTCTGGGCATGGGATGTCACCGAAGAGCAGATTCGCCAGTTCAATCCAAGCGGCATCATCCTTTCCGGTGGCCCGGAAAGCACCACCGAACTGAACAGCCCGCGTGCCCCTGAATATGTCTTCAACGCTGGCGTGCCGGTGCTGGGCGTCTGCTACGGAATGCAGACCATGGCGATGCAGCTGGGCGGCACCGTTGCGGGCTCAAACGAGCGTGAGTTCGGTTATGCGCAGGTCGAAGTCACCACGCCAAGCGCGCTGGTTCGCGATATCGAAGATGCGATCAGCGCCGCCGGTAAACCTCTGCTGGATGTCTGGATGAGCCACGGTGACAAAGTCACGGCGATCCCGGCTGACTTCGTGACCGTTGCCAGCACAGAAACCTGTCCGTTCGCCATCATGGCCAACGAAGAGAAGCGTTTTTACGGCGTGCAGTTCCATCCGGAAGTGACCCATACCCGTCAGGGTCTGCGGATGCTCGAGCGCTTCATCATCGACATCTGTGAATGTGAAGCCCTGTGGACGCCAGCCAAAATCATTGAAGATGCCGTTGAGCGCCTGCGTGAGCAGGTGGGTAACGACAAGGTGATCCTTGGCCTGTCTGGTGGCGTGGACTCCTCTGTGACCGCAATGCTGCTGCATCGCGCCATCGGCGACCGTCTGACCTGCGTCTTCGTGGACAACGGCCTGCTGCGTCTGAACGAAGCAGAGCAGGTGATGGATATGTTTGGTGACCACTTCGGTCTCAACATCATCCATGTACCGGCTGAGATGCGCTTCCTGGATGCGCTGGCGGGTATTGATGAACCTGAAGCCAAACGTAAAACCATCGGCCGCGTCTTTGTGGAAGTGTTCGACGAAGAAGCACTGAAGCTGCAGGACGTTAAGTGGCTGGCGCAGGGCACCATCTATCCGGACGTGATTGAATCGGCGGCGTCTGCCACCGGTAAAGCACACGTCATTAAGTCGCACCACAACGTGGGTGGCCTGCCGAAAGAGATGAAGATGGGCCTGGTTGAGCCGCTGAAAGAGCTGTTCAAAGACGAAGTACGTAAGATTGGTCTGGAGCTGGGCCTGCCGTACGATATGCTGTTCCGCCATCCATTCCCGGGTCCGGGTCTGGGCGTGCGTGTGTTGGGCGAAGTGAAGAAAGAGTATTGCGACCTGCTGCGTCGTGCCGATGCCATCTTCATCGAAGAGCTGCACAAAGCGGATCTCTACAACAAAGTCAGCCAGGCGTTCACCGTCTTCCTGCCGGTTCGTTCGGTCGGCGTAATGGGTGATGGCCGTAAATATGACTGGGTTGTCTCGCTGCGTGCGGTGGAAACCATCGACTTTATGACCGCACACTGGGCGCACCTGCCATATGATTTCCTGGGCCGCGTCTCTAACCGCATCATCAATGAAGTCGATGGCATTTCCCGCGTGGTGTATGACATCAGCGGTAAGCCACCGGCGACGATTGAGTGGGAATAA
- a CDS encoding DUF3750 domain-containing protein — protein MLSLKVFSLFFVAVLLLSLGASIAQATRHSETAQPGGWATARRDSSGLAPDPRALYNLAIVQVYAAPTYGWKGRVAVHPWIIFKRAGETRYTRYEVISWGSGDKVRRNTNLPDGYWYGAKPRLLVEHRGPEAEAMIPQIEAAIKSYPWPTTYRAWPGPNSNTFLAHIGREVPALRLDLPANALGKDYRPLWRPIGLPPSGRGVQVSILGVAGVTLGAEEGVEVNLLGLNMGLDFSPFRLRLPFIGGLGNDNLQQDKP, from the coding sequence ATGCTCTCACTCAAAGTGTTCAGCCTGTTTTTTGTGGCCGTGCTGCTGCTGTCGCTGGGGGCCAGCATCGCGCAGGCGACGCGTCACAGCGAAACCGCACAGCCTGGCGGCTGGGCGACCGCCCGGCGTGATTCGTCCGGGTTAGCGCCCGATCCGCGCGCCTTATATAACCTGGCTATCGTGCAGGTCTATGCCGCGCCGACTTACGGCTGGAAAGGGCGAGTAGCGGTGCATCCGTGGATTATCTTCAAACGTGCCGGTGAAACACGCTACACGCGCTATGAAGTGATCAGCTGGGGCAGTGGCGATAAAGTTCGTCGCAACACTAACCTGCCGGATGGCTACTGGTATGGCGCAAAACCCCGGCTGCTGGTGGAGCATCGCGGACCGGAAGCCGAAGCGATGATTCCGCAGATAGAGGCCGCCATTAAATCCTATCCCTGGCCGACAACTTACCGCGCCTGGCCCGGACCGAACAGCAACACCTTCCTGGCGCACATTGGCCGCGAAGTGCCGGCTTTAAGGCTGGATCTGCCCGCTAATGCGCTGGGCAAAGATTACCGGCCATTGTGGCGCCCAATCGGGCTGCCGCCATCCGGACGGGGTGTGCAGGTGTCGATTCTGGGTGTGGCGGGCGTAACGCTGGGTGCAGAAGAGGGCGTGGAAGTGAACCTGCTGGGTCTGAACATGGGACTCGATTTTTCGCCGTTCCGGCTGCGTCTGCCGTTTATCGGCGGCCTGGGCAATGACAATCTTCAGCAGGACAAGCCCTGA